CAATCAACTGGTCCAAgccagaaatgacattttgaaGGAACTCCAGCAGAATTTACTTCATGCCCAGGATCAGATGCGAGTTCAAGCTAATAAGCACATGAGATTGGTGGAATTTTCAGAAGGGGATTGGGTCTATTTGAAATTACAGCCTTACAAAATCAAATCCTTAGCCTCAAGACCCTATGCTAAACTGGCTGCAAGGTTCTATGGTCCTTATCAGGTGCTATCTAAAGTCGGTCCAGTAGCCTATAAACTCCTACTACCTTCTCATTCTAAAATTCACCCAGTTTTCCATGTCTCTCTTTTGAAAAAAGCCTTACAGCCCCATCAGCAGCCCCAACCTCTCCCTCCTATGTTGAATGAAGAGTATGAACTCCAAGTAGAACCAGCTGATATAGTAAACTGGCGTGAAGATCAGCAAGGATTAGTGGAAGTTTTGGTCCTTTGGAAGAATCTACCTACTTATGAAAGTACTTGGGAGAGTGCAGCTAAATTGCAGGAACTATTTCCAACTTTTCCCCTTGAGGACAAGGTCATTCTTTTAGGCGGGGGAGGGGGTATTGATACGAATAAAAATAGGTTTGGGAATGTATATGTGAGAAGGAATAAAAAGaatgttagttagttagttttcTTTTTAGCTTAGCTGTCATTCTATTAGAAATTGGAGCCAAAAC
The genomic region above belongs to Cicer arietinum cultivar CDC Frontier isolate Library 1 chromosome 4, Cicar.CDCFrontier_v2.0, whole genome shotgun sequence and contains:
- the LOC140920075 gene encoding uncharacterized protein → MRVQANKHMRLVEFSEGDWVYLKLQPYKIKSLASRPYAKLAARFYGPYQVLSKVGPVAYKLLLPSHSKIHPVFHVSLLKKALQPHQQPQPLPPMLNEEYELQVEPADIVNWREDQQGLVEVLVLWKNLPTYESTWESAAKLQELFPTFPLEDKVILLGGGGGIDTNKNRFGNVYVRRNKKNVS